In the Maribacter sp. MJ134 genome, one interval contains:
- a CDS encoding response regulator transcription factor produces MKKKDIKILLVDDEPDILEIVSYNLSAEGYEVFTAKNGADGVAKAKKKLPHLIILDVMMPEMDGIEACEIMRKTNGLENAIITFLTARGEDYSQVAGFDAGADDYITKPIKPKVLVSKVNALLRRRLKEDDTQEDIKTVGDIVINREEYKIIKGGKEIILPRKEFELLALLTSKPSKVFKREVILDKVWGNEVVVGGRTIDVHIRKLREKIGEEHFKTIKGVGYKFVL; encoded by the coding sequence ATGAAAAAGAAGGACATTAAAATACTTTTAGTAGATGACGAACCGGATATTCTTGAGATAGTTAGTTACAACTTGTCTGCCGAGGGTTATGAGGTATTTACCGCTAAGAATGGAGCGGACGGAGTAGCTAAGGCCAAAAAGAAGCTTCCGCACCTAATTATCTTGGATGTAATGATGCCGGAGATGGACGGGATTGAGGCTTGTGAGATCATGCGAAAGACCAATGGGTTGGAAAATGCCATAATCACTTTTTTAACGGCTCGCGGTGAGGATTATTCACAAGTGGCAGGATTCGATGCCGGTGCAGACGACTATATTACAAAGCCCATTAAGCCTAAAGTTTTAGTAAGTAAGGTAAATGCACTCCTTAGAAGACGTTTAAAGGAAGATGATACGCAGGAAGACATTAAAACTGTAGGCGATATCGTAATTAACAGGGAGGAATATAAGATCATCAAAGGAGGCAAGGAAATTATATTACCTAGAAAAGAATTTGAACTTTTGGCCCTACTCACTTCAAAACCGAGTAAAGTTTTTAAAAGAGAGGTAATATTGGATAAGGTGTGGGGCAATGAAGTGGTAGTCGGCGGTCGCACAATAGATGTTCATATTCGCAAACTCAGGGAAAAAATTGGGGAAGAACATTTTAAAACGATAAAGGGCGTAGGTTATAAGTTTGTGCTCTAA
- a CDS encoding sensor histidine kinase, whose translation MAIKSKRSYRFAFRSAIYITLVFTLIFGLVSRYFGGLNWLFLIFNSLTIFLISFFALQYRIEKFIYKRIKKIYDDVALLESTSLASDPITTDMRTLTAEIEKFAQDKKIEIDTLKIREEYRKDFLGNVSHELKTPLFTVQGYLETLLDGAMDDKSIRKKYITRANKAVDRLIYIVKDLDLITKLEVGDLNLERQDFNVIDLIQSVFELLEMKAAKKNIILTFDSAYDDPIMVNADMEKIQQVLTNLLVNSIKYGNDNGTTEVSVENLIKNKVIIRVTDNGEGIPKQHIPRLFERFYRVDQSGSRREGGSGLGLAIVKHVIEAHGEKIYVESAPDVGSEFSFTLEKSTMENTNVE comes from the coding sequence ATGGCGATTAAGTCAAAAAGGTCATATCGTTTCGCTTTTAGGAGCGCTATCTATATCACACTAGTTTTTACGCTTATTTTCGGATTGGTTTCTAGGTATTTTGGAGGATTGAACTGGTTGTTTCTAATCTTCAATTCCCTCACCATATTTCTAATCTCTTTTTTCGCACTTCAGTATAGAATAGAAAAATTCATCTATAAAAGGATAAAAAAAATCTACGATGATGTGGCGCTACTGGAATCAACTTCCCTTGCTTCTGACCCTATTACTACGGACATGAGGACATTAACGGCAGAAATAGAAAAATTCGCACAGGATAAAAAAATCGAAATCGATACTCTTAAGATTAGGGAAGAATATAGAAAGGATTTTTTAGGTAATGTTTCGCACGAGCTTAAAACCCCACTATTTACGGTACAGGGCTATTTAGAAACCCTTTTAGATGGTGCTATGGACGATAAAAGTATTCGTAAAAAGTATATTACACGAGCCAATAAAGCGGTAGATAGACTCATTTATATCGTAAAAGATTTAGACCTGATAACAAAGTTAGAGGTGGGCGACCTAAATCTAGAAAGACAAGATTTCAATGTTATAGATTTAATTCAAAGTGTTTTTGAACTTCTAGAAATGAAGGCAGCCAAGAAGAATATAATCTTAACCTTTGACAGCGCATATGATGACCCGATAATGGTCAATGCCGATATGGAGAAAATACAGCAGGTACTCACCAATCTTTTGGTGAACTCTATAAAATACGGTAATGATAATGGTACTACCGAGGTAAGTGTAGAGAACTTAATAAAGAACAAGGTAATCATTAGGGTAACGGATAACGGGGAAGGGATTCCCAAGCAGCATATCCCAAGGCTTTTTGAGCGTTTCTACAGAGTGGACCAAAGTGGAAGTAGGCGTGAGGGCGGCTCTGGCTTGGGACTTGCTATAGTTAAACACGTTATTGAGGCACACGGAGAGAAAATATACGTGGAAAGTGCTCCGGACGTTGGCTCGGAGTTCTCATTTACATTGGAGAAGAGCACCATGGAAAATACAAACGTAGAATAA
- the trmB gene encoding tRNA (guanosine(46)-N7)-methyltransferase TrmB: MGSKNKLKRFKENDTFKNVVQPTREEVQEGFALKGKWEEHFGNSNPIVLELGCGKGEYTVGLAKQNPNKNFIGIDIKGARFWRGAKTALEEGLNNVAFLRTQIELLDLLFTKDEVSEIWITFPDPQIKYKRTKHRMTNEVFLNKYEKILQPNGLVHLKTDSEFMHGYTLGLLHGLRHEIIYANHDVYKNEGSPKEVLEIQTFYENQYLEKGKAITYIQFRIN; the protein is encoded by the coding sequence GTGGGAAGCAAGAATAAGCTTAAAAGATTTAAGGAAAACGATACCTTTAAAAACGTTGTTCAACCAACAAGGGAAGAAGTTCAAGAAGGTTTTGCGTTAAAGGGAAAATGGGAAGAACATTTTGGCAACTCAAATCCTATTGTACTAGAATTGGGTTGCGGAAAAGGGGAATACACCGTTGGTCTTGCCAAACAAAATCCAAATAAGAATTTTATCGGAATTGACATTAAGGGTGCTCGTTTTTGGAGAGGAGCAAAAACAGCTCTGGAGGAAGGGTTGAACAATGTGGCATTCCTACGAACGCAAATAGAGCTATTGGATTTACTCTTCACCAAAGATGAGGTTTCCGAAATCTGGATAACGTTTCCGGACCCCCAAATCAAATATAAGCGTACCAAACATCGAATGACCAATGAGGTGTTTCTGAACAAGTATGAGAAAATTTTGCAGCCCAATGGTCTGGTTCATCTAAAAACCGACAGCGAGTTTATGCACGGTTATACCTTAGGGCTGTTACATGGTCTGCGTCATGAAATTATTTATGCCAATCATGATGTTTATAAGAATGAAGGTAGCCCAAAGGAAGTTTTGGAGATACAAACATTCTATGAAAATCAGTACCTTGAGAAAGGGAAAGCCATTACCTATATCCAATTTAGGATAAACTAG
- a CDS encoding LysE family transporter, translated as MQQLGILLVFTFGAAFFASLPPGLLNMNAAKTSVEKGKANGVIFGLGVAIMVMLQTYLAVRIARFLMRNPDVIGMLLKIALVVFAVLAVFFFVKAKKLDSQPLEIVASKKRNSFSKGLFLAAINLLTIPFYSGLNTIFHAQGFMDYSVIDEVVFILAAGGGTFLAMYLYAFYFNKMERKTNRFSKNSNYILSVLMIVLMVITSIRLFNQS; from the coding sequence ATGCAGCAACTTGGAATTTTACTGGTATTCACTTTTGGTGCCGCATTCTTTGCATCCCTACCTCCTGGGTTGTTAAATATGAATGCAGCTAAGACCAGTGTAGAGAAGGGAAAGGCCAATGGTGTAATTTTTGGCTTGGGCGTAGCTATTATGGTCATGTTACAGACCTATCTAGCGGTTAGAATCGCAAGATTTTTAATGCGAAATCCAGATGTAATAGGAATGCTGCTTAAAATAGCACTTGTAGTATTTGCAGTTTTGGCCGTGTTCTTTTTTGTCAAAGCAAAAAAATTAGATAGTCAACCTTTAGAGATAGTAGCAAGTAAAAAGCGGAATAGCTTTTCAAAAGGGCTTTTTTTAGCGGCCATTAACTTGCTTACCATACCATTTTATAGTGGTCTGAATACTATTTTTCACGCCCAAGGTTTTATGGATTATAGCGTTATAGATGAGGTTGTATTTATTTTGGCTGCTGGTGGGGGCACTTTTTTGGCCATGTATCTCTATGCTTTTTATTTTAACAAGATGGAGCGTAAAACAAATAGATTCTCTAAAAACAGTAATTATATTTTAAGTGTGCTGATGATTGTTTTGATGGTGATTACCAGTATAAGGCTGTTCAACCAAAGTTAA
- a CDS encoding MGMT family protein — MKADNKNFFEKVYEVAEQIPYGRVTSYGAIAKYLGAARSARMVGWAMNGAGNMEHVPAHRVVNKAGLLTGKHHFEGTNLMQQLLESEGVEVIENQIQNLEKYFWDPWKELG; from the coding sequence ATGAAGGCCGACAATAAGAATTTTTTTGAAAAAGTGTATGAGGTTGCCGAACAGATACCGTATGGGAGAGTTACCTCCTATGGTGCGATAGCAAAATACTTGGGTGCCGCTCGCAGTGCTAGAATGGTAGGTTGGGCAATGAACGGTGCTGGTAATATGGAACATGTTCCGGCACACAGAGTGGTGAACAAAGCCGGCCTACTTACGGGGAAACATCACTTTGAAGGAACCAATCTCATGCAACAACTCCTAGAAAGTGAAGGAGTAGAGGTCATAGAAAATCAAATACAAAATCTAGAAAAGTACTTTTGGGACCCGTGGAAAGAGTTGGGATAA
- a CDS encoding sensor histidine kinase, which produces MVSRNIYLQLVFRIIFIVLVVIVTTYFFFNRQYIAGAIGLLVLIGLTYGLINYVNQTNRKIAYFFDAIKNEDFTLRFPEKLSVKSLEELNHSLNMLNSMIQDIHLKKQAQEQYYQEILRQADIGIFTINPKGHILYANPTVQDLLNYRPLNHVKQLNQVDHELYGLFKDLKPFDNTTFSLGNERGKRELSLKCTPITIEEQQLLLVVAHDINKELDEKETDSWVKLIRVLTHEIMNTITPITSISESILHYFKKGKELTSPGAFNIEQINNTAKGLEVIKEQGKDLMSFVQSYRTFLSVPEPDRSLIPADKLLERVKVLLDEQAETLEVAIEIIVAPENLELYIDQKQITQVLLNLGKNAKQSLEGQENGIIRFKAGIDTLNKKYIQVWDNGPGIPPELMDEIFVPFFTTKNTGTGIGLSLSKQIMRLHGGRIRVVSNDNNTLFTLTFD; this is translated from the coding sequence ATGGTAAGTAGAAACATTTATTTACAGCTGGTTTTTCGTATCATTTTCATTGTTCTAGTAGTTATTGTGACTACCTATTTTTTCTTTAACCGGCAATATATAGCCGGTGCCATAGGACTTCTGGTTTTAATTGGACTTACCTACGGGCTCATCAACTATGTAAACCAAACCAATCGTAAAATAGCCTATTTTTTTGATGCTATCAAAAATGAAGATTTCACCCTTCGTTTTCCTGAAAAATTAAGTGTTAAATCATTAGAAGAATTAAACCACAGCCTTAACATGTTAAACAGCATGATACAGGACATCCATCTGAAAAAACAGGCGCAAGAACAGTACTATCAAGAAATATTACGACAGGCTGATATAGGCATATTCACCATAAATCCTAAAGGCCATATTCTTTACGCAAATCCTACAGTACAGGATTTACTTAATTACAGACCCTTAAACCATGTGAAACAATTGAACCAGGTGGACCATGAACTGTACGGACTCTTTAAAGATTTGAAGCCTTTTGACAATACTACTTTTTCTTTAGGAAATGAACGAGGTAAAAGGGAGCTTAGTTTAAAATGCACCCCTATAACTATTGAGGAGCAGCAATTACTATTAGTGGTTGCGCATGATATCAATAAAGAACTCGATGAAAAGGAAACCGATTCCTGGGTTAAACTAATACGTGTGCTGACCCATGAAATAATGAATACCATAACGCCTATTACATCCATATCAGAATCTATATTGCACTATTTTAAAAAAGGAAAAGAACTTACTTCACCCGGAGCTTTCAATATTGAACAAATTAACAATACCGCAAAGGGCTTGGAGGTTATAAAGGAGCAGGGTAAAGATTTAATGAGTTTTGTACAGAGCTATAGAACTTTTTTAAGTGTTCCGGAACCGGACCGTAGTCTTATTCCAGCGGATAAATTATTGGAACGCGTTAAAGTCTTGTTAGACGAGCAGGCCGAAACTTTAGAAGTAGCCATTGAAATTATTGTAGCTCCTGAAAACTTAGAACTTTACATAGATCAGAAACAAATAACGCAAGTTTTGTTGAATTTAGGAAAGAACGCAAAACAATCATTAGAAGGTCAAGAAAATGGAATCATCAGATTTAAGGCAGGAATAGATACCCTTAATAAAAAATACATTCAAGTATGGGATAACGGGCCTGGAATACCGCCCGAGTTGATGGATGAAATTTTTGTTCCTTTCTTTACCACAAAAAATACTGGAACTGGCATTGGCTTAAGCCTCTCCAAACAGATCATGAGACTTCATGGTGGTAGGATACGAGTTGTATCTAACGACAACAATACTTTATTTACCCTGACCTTTGATTGA
- a CDS encoding sigma-54-dependent transcriptional regulator, with protein sequence MIDAKILVIDDNKSVLSALEILLQFEYKSVQTISNPNQISSFPNFSDLDIILLDMNFSAGVNTGNEGLYWLREIKKKSPFISVIMMTAYGAIDLAVEALKEGASDFILKPWNNERLLATVKSAYELRKSKKELSQLKQKETNLKQVINQKKNHIVGDSKALNAVLKLVQKVAKTDVNVLVTGENGTGKELIARELHQSSARNDEVFISVDMGSISENLFESELFGHVKGSFTDAKEDRAGKFEAANGGTLFLDEIGNLSLQTQAKLLSAIQNRVIVRVGSNKPIGVNIRLICATNCNLDKMVVDGLFREDLLYRINTIRVNVPPLREREEDILVLADFYLTKFINKYRKQGLKINQAAQEKLMAYKWPGNVRELLHTMERAVILSEGNVLKPTDFLLEVNDSGQMENQPNTLEEMELLMITNALHQNNGNYSAAAEQLGISRQTLYNKLKKSSK encoded by the coding sequence ATGATTGACGCAAAGATTCTGGTCATTGACGATAACAAGAGTGTGTTAAGCGCATTGGAAATTCTTTTGCAATTTGAGTACAAAAGTGTTCAAACCATATCCAATCCCAATCAAATTTCTTCTTTCCCAAATTTTAGTGATTTGGATATCATATTGTTGGATATGAATTTTTCCGCAGGTGTAAATACCGGTAACGAGGGACTCTATTGGCTGCGCGAAATCAAAAAGAAATCTCCTTTTATTTCCGTAATAATGATGACCGCCTATGGCGCCATAGATTTGGCGGTGGAAGCCCTAAAGGAAGGTGCATCCGATTTTATTTTAAAGCCTTGGAACAACGAGAGGCTTTTAGCCACCGTTAAATCTGCCTATGAACTCAGAAAATCAAAGAAAGAGCTAAGCCAACTTAAACAAAAGGAGACGAACCTAAAACAGGTAATTAATCAAAAGAAAAACCATATTGTAGGCGATAGCAAAGCGCTCAACGCCGTTTTAAAATTAGTGCAGAAAGTCGCCAAGACGGATGTAAACGTATTGGTTACAGGTGAAAATGGCACGGGAAAAGAGCTTATTGCCAGAGAATTACACCAATCCTCAGCTAGAAACGACGAAGTCTTTATTTCCGTAGATATGGGCTCTATTTCTGAAAATTTATTTGAAAGTGAGTTGTTCGGTCATGTCAAAGGTTCCTTTACAGATGCAAAAGAGGACCGTGCCGGTAAGTTTGAAGCTGCCAACGGAGGCACCCTCTTTTTAGATGAAATAGGGAATCTGTCCTTACAGACCCAAGCAAAATTATTATCTGCCATACAGAACAGGGTCATTGTCCGTGTTGGGTCTAACAAACCAATAGGGGTGAATATTAGGTTAATCTGTGCCACAAATTGTAATCTGGATAAAATGGTTGTAGATGGTCTTTTTAGGGAAGACTTACTTTACCGTATTAATACTATTCGCGTTAACGTACCACCCTTGCGGGAAAGAGAGGAAGATATACTTGTATTGGCAGACTTCTATCTTACCAAATTTATAAACAAATATCGTAAGCAAGGGCTTAAGATAAACCAGGCCGCACAAGAAAAATTAATGGCCTACAAATGGCCGGGTAACGTAAGGGAACTATTGCACACCATGGAGCGAGCCGTAATCCTTTCTGAAGGAAACGTGTTAAAACCAACGGATTTTTTGTTGGAGGTGAATGACAGTGGCCAGATGGAAAACCAACCCAATACCTTGGAGGAAATGGAGCTACTCATGATCACCAATGCGCTTCATCAAAATAATGGAAACTATAGTGCTGCTGCCGAACAGCTTGGTATTTCTAGGCAGACACTCTACAACAAACTTAAAAAATCAAGTAAATAA
- a CDS encoding TolC family protein — MNIKIKITLFFFLAIVLKSVAQTSWTLEECIDHALEHNLLLKDFQYTNDANKEDYKQSIRNLLPVLNAGSNYQVNSGRAEDPNTGTFVVQDFFSNNYSIQSNIDLFQGFQKLNSIKASKFLYQAAKEERTQQRYLLAFRVMQAFNNIRFFEGLVAIATEQVNVSKTNFKLVEKQIELGLMAGADMYEAKSSLLSDELNLTQSTNQLAAAKLALIQEMNLENTSDIEIVADLKISDGDTVSSEMESDTIYAKAREFLPLIKAQELRAQAAKKQVGVTRGRLYPSLSLFAGMGTGYFETFRDSLGNTLPFREQFRDNFSRFYGLSLNVPISNGWSARSRVKQAKIERLRQENNLEVQEQVLFQTIQELVQEHNALLVEKGQSDQNVEAQRMAFTVAQKRFENGMINGIELLTAKNLFASAQNENLQVTLRSAINKSTLDFYRGLPVFNIN, encoded by the coding sequence ATGAACATTAAAATTAAAATAACACTGTTTTTCTTCTTAGCCATAGTACTGAAAAGTGTGGCTCAGACAAGCTGGACTTTAGAGGAATGTATAGACCATGCATTGGAGCACAACCTTTTGTTAAAAGATTTTCAATATACTAATGACGCTAACAAAGAAGACTACAAGCAATCTATACGTAATCTTTTGCCGGTACTGAATGCAGGATCCAATTATCAGGTGAATTCGGGTAGGGCGGAAGATCCTAATACGGGAACTTTTGTAGTACAGGATTTCTTCTCCAACAACTATTCCATCCAGTCCAACATCGATTTATTTCAAGGCTTTCAAAAATTAAATTCAATTAAGGCTTCCAAATTCTTGTACCAGGCGGCTAAGGAAGAGCGCACACAACAACGATATCTTTTGGCTTTTAGAGTAATGCAAGCATTTAACAATATTCGGTTCTTTGAAGGTTTAGTAGCAATTGCCACGGAACAGGTAAACGTATCAAAAACGAACTTTAAACTGGTAGAGAAACAAATAGAATTAGGTCTCATGGCCGGTGCGGATATGTATGAGGCCAAGTCCTCTTTATTGTCAGACGAGTTAAACCTTACGCAGAGCACGAACCAATTGGCCGCAGCGAAACTGGCATTGATTCAAGAAATGAACTTGGAAAATACTTCGGATATTGAAATTGTTGCGGACTTAAAAATCAGTGATGGGGATACCGTCTCTTCAGAAATGGAATCCGATACCATTTATGCTAAGGCGCGCGAATTCCTGCCATTGATAAAAGCACAGGAATTAAGGGCGCAGGCGGCAAAAAAACAAGTTGGTGTTACCAGAGGAAGACTATACCCTTCTTTATCGTTGTTTGCTGGTATGGGAACGGGCTATTTTGAAACCTTTAGAGATAGTTTAGGAAATACACTGCCTTTTCGGGAACAGTTCAGGGATAATTTTTCCAGATTTTATGGACTGAGCCTTAATGTACCGATTAGTAATGGATGGTCCGCTAGATCTAGGGTTAAACAAGCAAAGATTGAAAGATTAAGACAAGAAAATAATTTAGAAGTTCAAGAACAAGTACTTTTTCAGACCATTCAAGAACTGGTACAAGAACATAATGCACTCTTGGTAGAGAAAGGGCAGAGTGATCAGAATGTAGAGGCCCAACGGATGGCTTTTACCGTTGCCCAAAAGCGCTTTGAAAACGGAATGATCAATGGAATAGAATTATTGACCGCAAAAAATCTTTTTGCCAGTGCCCAGAACGAAAATTTACAAGTAACCTTACGGTCGGCAATAAATAAAAGTACTTTAGACTTTTACCGCGGCCTTCCGGTATTTAATATAAACTAG
- a CDS encoding efflux RND transporter periplasmic adaptor subunit: MDIKIEKKKGLRPKHYGYIGICILVLFVGYQLLFANSVSTFRTEKDKLSIADVSQGKFDDYITINGNVAPIATIYMDAYEGGRVTEKLIEEGATVKKGDIILKLENMNLYEQILASESNLALKQNDLRSTKLTFDSRQVEGRRSLATASTDLQRLKRNYEQNSALYKEELISKEVYQLSKENYELSQKQYDIVKLQTEQDDELRKTSLTGLDADLARMQKTLGMVYQRLDHLNVRAPSDGQLGFLDAEIGQNISQGQRIGQINVLTDYKIEADIDEHYIDRVQRDLVAVLERNGTDYPLRLRKVYPEVRNGRFRVDLVFTGDKPETIRAGQSYNIKLQLGESSDALLLPKGSFFQSTGGQWIFVVGPDGDEAIKRPIRIGKQNSRYYEVLEGLDAGEKVITSNYDSFGEAERIVLK, from the coding sequence ATGGATATTAAAATAGAAAAGAAGAAAGGGTTACGTCCAAAACATTATGGGTACATCGGTATTTGTATATTGGTGCTTTTTGTGGGGTATCAACTCCTTTTTGCAAATTCGGTTTCCACATTCAGAACAGAAAAAGATAAACTCTCCATTGCCGATGTGTCTCAGGGTAAGTTTGACGATTACATTACAATTAATGGAAATGTTGCGCCGATTGCTACGATATATATGGATGCTTACGAAGGTGGTCGTGTAACGGAAAAACTAATTGAAGAGGGTGCTACGGTTAAAAAGGGTGATATAATCCTGAAGTTGGAGAACATGAACCTCTATGAGCAAATACTGGCAAGTGAAAGTAACTTGGCCTTAAAACAAAATGATTTGCGTTCTACTAAATTAACCTTTGATTCGCGCCAGGTAGAAGGTCGTAGATCTCTGGCCACCGCTAGTACGGATTTGCAACGCTTAAAGCGGAATTATGAGCAGAACAGTGCGTTGTATAAAGAAGAATTAATCTCTAAGGAGGTTTATCAATTATCAAAGGAAAATTATGAGCTTTCCCAGAAACAATATGATATTGTTAAACTACAGACAGAACAAGATGATGAGTTGAGAAAAACATCTTTGACAGGTCTCGATGCAGATTTAGCCCGTATGCAGAAAACTTTAGGAATGGTATACCAGCGTTTAGACCACTTAAACGTAAGGGCGCCGTCAGACGGTCAGTTAGGATTTTTGGATGCAGAGATAGGTCAGAATATTTCACAAGGCCAAAGAATAGGACAAATAAACGTACTAACAGATTATAAGATTGAGGCAGATATAGACGAGCATTATATCGATCGCGTTCAGCGAGATTTAGTAGCTGTCTTGGAGCGTAACGGAACGGACTACCCTTTGCGGTTAAGAAAAGTATACCCAGAAGTACGTAACGGTAGGTTTAGAGTAGACTTGGTATTTACAGGAGATAAGCCAGAGACTATTAGAGCTGGGCAAAGCTATAATATAAAACTTCAGTTAGGAGAATCTAGCGATGCTTTGTTATTACCCAAGGGGAGCTTCTTTCAGAGTACTGGTGGTCAGTGGATTTTTGTCGTAGGACCAGACGGGGATGAAGCTATAAAACGTCCCATTAGAATCGGAAAGCAGAACTCTAGATATTATGAAGTTTTAGAAGGACTTGATGCCGGTGAAAAGGTAATTACTAGCAACTATGATAGCTTTGGGGAGGCAGAAAGAATAGTACTGAAGTAA
- a CDS encoding ABC transporter ATP-binding protein — translation MITIQNLKKSFRTEEVETLALNNVNLKVEDGEFVAIMGPSGCGKSTLLNIIGMLDNPTEGSYNFAGNEVGGLKESQRTQLRKGNLGFVFQSFNLIDELTVYENVELPLIYLKMGKAERKEKVMKVLERMKIAHREKHFPQQLSGGQQQRVAISRAVVTNPKLILADEPTGNLDSKNGIEVMNLLTELNQEGTTIVMVTHSDRDSHYAHRVVNLFDGQIVTESQNRAIGAMV, via the coding sequence ATGATAACAATCCAAAATTTAAAAAAGAGTTTCAGAACCGAGGAAGTAGAAACCTTGGCTTTGAACAATGTAAATCTAAAGGTAGAAGATGGTGAGTTCGTAGCCATTATGGGACCATCAGGGTGTGGTAAATCTACCTTATTGAATATTATCGGAATGTTGGACAACCCTACTGAAGGTAGCTACAACTTTGCGGGCAATGAAGTTGGCGGTCTAAAGGAAAGTCAACGAACACAACTACGTAAAGGCAATCTAGGATTTGTATTCCAGAGCTTTAACCTTATCGATGAATTAACAGTATATGAAAATGTAGAGTTACCACTTATTTATTTAAAAATGGGTAAGGCAGAGCGTAAGGAGAAGGTAATGAAGGTGTTGGAACGTATGAAAATAGCGCATAGGGAAAAGCATTTTCCACAACAATTATCTGGTGGTCAACAACAACGTGTAGCTATTTCCAGAGCGGTGGTGACCAATCCAAAATTGATATTGGCAGATGAGCCAACGGGTAATCTAGATTCAAAAAATGGTATCGAGGTAATGAACCTGTTGACCGAGCTAAATCAGGAAGGGACAACTATTGTAATGGTAACACACTCCGATAGGGATTCACATTACGCTCACAGAGTAGTGAATTTATTTGACGGTCAAATTGTGACGGAGAGTCAGAATAGAGCTATAGGGGCAATGGTCTAA